A single region of the Eublepharis macularius isolate TG4126 chromosome 14, MPM_Emac_v1.0, whole genome shotgun sequence genome encodes:
- the UBE4A gene encoding ubiquitin conjugation factor E4 A isoform X1, whose protein sequence is MTDQENNNSGGGGGISRNPFAALFSSVADAKHFAATQRQPAAEETSASQDESDNSVSESLDDCDYSVAEISRSFRSQQELCEQLNINHMIQRIFLITLDNSDPSLKSGNGIPSRCVYLEEMAEDLEDQDWLDMENVEQALFTRLLLPEPGNHLIYMTTTTAQNLSAERDAGEKHILHYLFACFQRAKEEITKVPENLLPFATRCRNLTVSNTRTVLLTPEIYISQNVYEQLVDLMLEGLRGAHFEDVTEFLEEVIEVVTMDEEVRTFGEVMVPVFDILSGRIRELHLCQILLYSYLDMLLYFTRQKDIAQVFVEYIQPKDLTNGQLYQKTLLGTILSISCLLKTPGIVENHGYFLSPSRSSPQEIKVQESNIHQFMSQFHEKIYQMLKNLLQLSPQTKHRILSWLGNCLHANAGRAKIWASQMPEVFFQMYAPDAFFLNLGAALLRLCQPFCKPRSPRLLTFDPTYCALKELNEEEQKSKNVHMKGLEKETCLIPAVTDQEPEFAPSYNLVTENLVLTQYTLHLGFHRLHDQLIKINQSLHRLQAAWREAQQTSSPTADNLREQFERLMTIYLSTKTAMTEPQMLQNCLNLQVSMSVLLVQLAIGNRGTEFADLTFPVPEVKDNPLAYVPGEEQPVTQWPSAFPASPSFWVYMFTEFFADNLGDFFIFLRRFADDLLETSGDSLEHILNFVTVFTGDVDRMKNPHLRAKLAEVLEAVMPHLDPTQNSLVSSVFHRKRVFCSYLHAAHLAEALIKVFVDIEFTGDPHQFEQKFNYRRPMYPILRYMWGTDSYRKSIKALADYALENLEAMTPPLFLRFLNLLMNDAIFLLDEAIQYLSKIKIQQIEKDQGEWDSLSPETRREKEASLQMLGQLARFHNIMSNETIGTLAFLTSEIKSLFAHPFLAERMISMLNDFLQHLVGPKMGALKVKDFSEFDFKPQQLVSDICTIYLNLGDEENFCATVPKDGWSYSPTLFAQTVRVLKKINKPGDMIVAFSNLAERIKSLADLQQQEEETYADACDEFLDPIMSTLMADPVLLPSSRVTVDRSTIARHLLSDQTDPFNRSPLTMDQDRPFLCKLMLAEPTKKMLARPRPCPQTCSVPTSLGVRE, encoded by the exons ATGACCGACCAGGAGAACAACaacagcggcggcggcggcggcatctCGCGGAACCCCTTCGCCGCCCTCTTCAGCTCCGTGGCAGACGCCAAGCACTTCGCCGCCACGCAGAGGCAGCCTGCGG CGGAAGAAACCTCAGCCAGCCAGGATGAGTCTGACAACAGCGTGTCTGAAAGCCTGGATGATTGTGACTACTCAGTGGCGGAGATCAGCCGTTCCTTCCGCTCGCAGCAGGAGCTCTGTGAGCAACTCAACATCAACCACATGATCCAGAGAATCTTCCTGATCACTCTTGACAACA gtGACCCAAGTCTGAAAAGTGGCAATGGGATTCCCTCGCGCTGCGTGTAtttggaggagatggcagaggacCTGGAGGACCAGGACTGGCTGGACATGGAGAACGTGGAGCAG GCACTATTCACCCGACTTCTGCTCCCAGAACCAGGGAATCACTTGATTTACATGACCACCACCACTGCGCAGAATCTCTCTGCTGAAAGAGATGCAGGGGAGAAGCACATTCTGCATTATCTCTTTGCCTGCTTCCAGAGAGCAAAAGAAGAG ATCACCAAAGTGCCAGAGAACCTTTTGCCCTTCGCAACGCGTTGTCGGAATCTGACGGTGTCCAATACCCGCACAGTCCTCCTCACACCAGAGATTTACATCAGTCAGAATGTCTATGAGCAGCTGGTGGACTTGATGCTGGAGGGACTGAGAGGGGCTC ACTTTGAAGATGTAACTGAGTTCCTGGAAGAGGTCATAGAAGTTGTTACCATGGATGAAGAAGTGCGGACCTTTGGAGAGGTCATGGTTCCTGTCTTTGATATCCTTTCGGGGCGTATAAGAGAACTACACCTTTGCCAGATCCTGCTGTATTCCTACTTGGACATGCTCCTGTACTTCACCAGGCAGAAGGACATAGCCCAG GTTTTTGTAGAATACATCCAGCCAAAGGACCTAACCAATGGGCAACTCTACCAGAAGACTCTGCTGGGGACCATCTTGAGTATCTCATGCTTGCTGAAGACTCCTGGTATTGTTGAGAACCATGGATACTTCCTGTCCCCATCTCGGTCCAGCCCTCAGGAGATCAAGGTGCAGGAATCCAACATCCATCAG TTCATGTCCCAGTTCCATGAGAAGATCTATCAGATGCTGAAGAATCTGCTGCAGCTGTCCCCACAGACCAAGCACCGGATTCTGTCCTGGCTTGGGAACTGCCTCCATGCCAATGCCGGCCGTGCCAAGATCTGGGCCAGCCAGATGCCAGAGGTCTTCTTCCAGATGTATGCCCCAGATGCCTTCTTCCTGAACTTGGgggctgccctcctcaggctctgccAGCCTTTCTGCAAGCCCCGCTCCCCCCGGCTCCTCACGTTTGATCCCACCTACTGTGCTCTGAAAGAGCTGAACGAGGAAGAGCAGAAGAGCAAAAACGTCCATATGAAAG GGTTGGAAAAGGAGACCTGCTTGATCCCAGCTGTGACTGACCAGGAACCTGAGTTTGCCCCCAGCTACAACCTGGTAACAGAGAACTTGGTGCTGACGCAGTACACGCTCCATTTGGGTTTTCACAG ATTGCATGACCAACTGATCAAAATCAACCAGAGCCTTCATCGGCTGCAGGCGGCATGGAGAGAAGCTCAGCAGACCTCCAGCCCCACAGCGGATAACCTTCGGGAGCAGTTTGAGCGCCTCATGACCATCTATCTCTCCACCAAAACCGCCATGACTGAGCCACAGATGCTGCAGAACTGCCTCAACCTGCAGGTGTCCATGTCTGTCCTACTGGTCCAGCTGGCCATTGGAAACCGAGGAACTGAATTTGCAGACCTGACGTTTCCTGTGCCTGAAGTGAAGGACAATCCACTGGCTTATGTCCCAG GGGAAGAGCAGCCGGTGACTCAGTGGCCAAGCGCATTCCCAGCCAGCCCCTCGTTTTGGGTTTATATGTTCACAGAGTTCTTTGCTGATAACCTGGGCGACTTCTTCATTTTTCTACGTCGCTTTGCTGATGACCTCCTAGAGACATCGGGTGACTCCTTGGAGCACATCCTGAACTTTGTGACAGTTTTTACTGGGGATGTGGACAG GATGAAGAACCCACATCTGCGTGCCAAGCTTGCGGAAGTGCTGGAGGCTGTCATGCCCCACTTGGACCCAACGCAGAACTCCCTTGTCTCCAGTGTCTTCCATCGCAAGAGAGTCTTCTGCTCCTACCTGCATGCTGCTCACCTGGCTGAGGCACTCATCAAGGTCTTTGTGGACATCGAGTTCACAG GAGATCCCCATCAGTTTGAACAGAAATTCAACTATCGCAGACCCATGTATCCCATCCTCCGGTATATGTGGGGCACAGATTCCTACCGGAAAAGCATTAAG GCACTCGCTGACTATGCCCTGGAGAACCTGGAAGCCATGACCCCGCCTCTCTTTCTGCGCTTCCTTAACCTGCTCATGAATGATGCTATTTTCCTACTGGATGAAGCAATACAG TACCTGAGTAAAATCAAGATCCAGCAGATTGAGAAGGACCAGGGGGAGTGGGACAGCCTGTCCCCAGAGACGCGTCGTGAGAAGGAAGCCAGCCTACAGATGCTTGGGCAGCTGGCTCGCTTCCACAACATCATGTCCAATGAAACGATTGGGACCCTGGCTTTCCTGACTTCAG agataaagTCCCTCTTCGCGCACCCCTTCCTCGCAGAGCGGATGATCTCCATGCTCAATGACTTTCTGCAGCATCTGGTGGGCCCCAAAATGGGGGCCTTGAAGGTCAAGGACTTCAGTGAGTTTGACTTCAAGCCCCAGCAGCTGGTTTCGGATATCTGCACCATCTACTTGAATCTTGG GGATGAAGAAAACTTTTGTGCCACAGTGCCCAAAGATGGGTGGTCGTATTCCCCAACGCTTTTTGCTCAGACAGTCCGAGTCCTGAAGAAGATTAACAAGCCTGGCGACATGATTGTAGCATTTAGCAACCTGGCTGAACGGATCAAG TCCCTTGCAGACctacagcagcaggaggaggagaccTACGCTGACGCCTGTGATGAGTTCCTGGATCCCATCATGAGTACATTAATGGCAGACCCGGTGCTGCTGCCCTCCTCCCGGGTCACGGTGGATAGATCAACCATTGCCAGGCACCTCCTGAG TGACCAGACTGACCCTTTCAACCGGAGCCCCCTTACCATGGACCAG GACAGGCCTTTCTTATGCAAGCTCATGCTCGCTGAGCCCACAAAGAAGATGCTGGCCCGGCCAAGGCCCTGTCCGCAGACGTGCAGCGTCCCCACTTCCTTGGGAGTTAGGGAGTAG
- the UBE4A gene encoding ubiquitin conjugation factor E4 A isoform X3, giving the protein MTDQENNNSGGGGGISRNPFAALFSSVADAKHFAATQRQPAAEETSASQDESDNSVSESLDDCDYSVAEISRSFRSQQELCEQLNINHMIQRIFLITLDNSDPSLKSGNGIPSRCVYLEEMAEDLEDQDWLDMENVEQALFTRLLLPEPGNHLIYMTTTTAQNLSAERDAGEKHILHYLFACFQRAKEEITKVPENLLPFATRCRNLTVSNTRTVLLTPEIYISQNVYEQLVDLMLEGLRGAHFEDVTEFLEEVIEVVTMDEEVRTFGEVMVPVFDILSGRIRELHLCQILLYSYLDMLLYFTRQKDIAQVFVEYIQPKDLTNGQLYQKTLLGTILSISCLLKTPGIVENHGYFLSPSRSSPQEIKVQESNIHQFMSQFHEKIYQMLKNLLQLSPQTKHRILSWLGNCLHANAGRAKIWASQMPEVFFQMYAPDAFFLNLGAALLRLCQPFCKPRSPRLLTFDPTYCALKELNEEEQKSKNVHMKGLEKETCLIPAVTDQEPEFAPSYNLVTENLVLTQYTLHLGFHRLHDQLIKINQSLHRLQAAWREAQQTSSPTADNLREQFERLMTIYLSTKTAMTEPQMLQNCLNLQVSMSVLLVQLAIGNRGTEFADLTFPVPEVKDNPLAYVPGEEQPVTQWPSAFPASPSFWVYMFTEFFADNLGDFFIFLRRFADDLLETSGDSLEHILNFVTVFTGDVDRMKNPHLRAKLAEVLEAVMPHLDPTQNSLVSSVFHRKRVFCSYLHAAHLAEALIKVFVDIEFTGDPHQFEQKFNYRRPMYPILRYMWGTDSYRKSIKALADYALENLEAMTPPLFLRFLNLLMNDAIFLLDEAIQYLSKIKIQQIEKDQGEWDSLSPETRREKEASLQMLGQLARFHNIMSNETIGTLAFLTSERMISMLNDFLQHLVGPKMGALKVKDFSEFDFKPQQLVSDICTIYLNLGDEENFCATVPKDGWSYSPTLFAQTVRVLKKINKPGDMIVAFSNLAERIKSLADLQQQEEETYADACDEFLDPIMSTLMADPVLLPSSRVTVDRSTIARHLLSDQTDPFNRSPLTMDQDRPFLCKLMLAEPTKKMLARPRPCPQTCSVPTSLGVRE; this is encoded by the exons ATGACCGACCAGGAGAACAACaacagcggcggcggcggcggcatctCGCGGAACCCCTTCGCCGCCCTCTTCAGCTCCGTGGCAGACGCCAAGCACTTCGCCGCCACGCAGAGGCAGCCTGCGG CGGAAGAAACCTCAGCCAGCCAGGATGAGTCTGACAACAGCGTGTCTGAAAGCCTGGATGATTGTGACTACTCAGTGGCGGAGATCAGCCGTTCCTTCCGCTCGCAGCAGGAGCTCTGTGAGCAACTCAACATCAACCACATGATCCAGAGAATCTTCCTGATCACTCTTGACAACA gtGACCCAAGTCTGAAAAGTGGCAATGGGATTCCCTCGCGCTGCGTGTAtttggaggagatggcagaggacCTGGAGGACCAGGACTGGCTGGACATGGAGAACGTGGAGCAG GCACTATTCACCCGACTTCTGCTCCCAGAACCAGGGAATCACTTGATTTACATGACCACCACCACTGCGCAGAATCTCTCTGCTGAAAGAGATGCAGGGGAGAAGCACATTCTGCATTATCTCTTTGCCTGCTTCCAGAGAGCAAAAGAAGAG ATCACCAAAGTGCCAGAGAACCTTTTGCCCTTCGCAACGCGTTGTCGGAATCTGACGGTGTCCAATACCCGCACAGTCCTCCTCACACCAGAGATTTACATCAGTCAGAATGTCTATGAGCAGCTGGTGGACTTGATGCTGGAGGGACTGAGAGGGGCTC ACTTTGAAGATGTAACTGAGTTCCTGGAAGAGGTCATAGAAGTTGTTACCATGGATGAAGAAGTGCGGACCTTTGGAGAGGTCATGGTTCCTGTCTTTGATATCCTTTCGGGGCGTATAAGAGAACTACACCTTTGCCAGATCCTGCTGTATTCCTACTTGGACATGCTCCTGTACTTCACCAGGCAGAAGGACATAGCCCAG GTTTTTGTAGAATACATCCAGCCAAAGGACCTAACCAATGGGCAACTCTACCAGAAGACTCTGCTGGGGACCATCTTGAGTATCTCATGCTTGCTGAAGACTCCTGGTATTGTTGAGAACCATGGATACTTCCTGTCCCCATCTCGGTCCAGCCCTCAGGAGATCAAGGTGCAGGAATCCAACATCCATCAG TTCATGTCCCAGTTCCATGAGAAGATCTATCAGATGCTGAAGAATCTGCTGCAGCTGTCCCCACAGACCAAGCACCGGATTCTGTCCTGGCTTGGGAACTGCCTCCATGCCAATGCCGGCCGTGCCAAGATCTGGGCCAGCCAGATGCCAGAGGTCTTCTTCCAGATGTATGCCCCAGATGCCTTCTTCCTGAACTTGGgggctgccctcctcaggctctgccAGCCTTTCTGCAAGCCCCGCTCCCCCCGGCTCCTCACGTTTGATCCCACCTACTGTGCTCTGAAAGAGCTGAACGAGGAAGAGCAGAAGAGCAAAAACGTCCATATGAAAG GGTTGGAAAAGGAGACCTGCTTGATCCCAGCTGTGACTGACCAGGAACCTGAGTTTGCCCCCAGCTACAACCTGGTAACAGAGAACTTGGTGCTGACGCAGTACACGCTCCATTTGGGTTTTCACAG ATTGCATGACCAACTGATCAAAATCAACCAGAGCCTTCATCGGCTGCAGGCGGCATGGAGAGAAGCTCAGCAGACCTCCAGCCCCACAGCGGATAACCTTCGGGAGCAGTTTGAGCGCCTCATGACCATCTATCTCTCCACCAAAACCGCCATGACTGAGCCACAGATGCTGCAGAACTGCCTCAACCTGCAGGTGTCCATGTCTGTCCTACTGGTCCAGCTGGCCATTGGAAACCGAGGAACTGAATTTGCAGACCTGACGTTTCCTGTGCCTGAAGTGAAGGACAATCCACTGGCTTATGTCCCAG GGGAAGAGCAGCCGGTGACTCAGTGGCCAAGCGCATTCCCAGCCAGCCCCTCGTTTTGGGTTTATATGTTCACAGAGTTCTTTGCTGATAACCTGGGCGACTTCTTCATTTTTCTACGTCGCTTTGCTGATGACCTCCTAGAGACATCGGGTGACTCCTTGGAGCACATCCTGAACTTTGTGACAGTTTTTACTGGGGATGTGGACAG GATGAAGAACCCACATCTGCGTGCCAAGCTTGCGGAAGTGCTGGAGGCTGTCATGCCCCACTTGGACCCAACGCAGAACTCCCTTGTCTCCAGTGTCTTCCATCGCAAGAGAGTCTTCTGCTCCTACCTGCATGCTGCTCACCTGGCTGAGGCACTCATCAAGGTCTTTGTGGACATCGAGTTCACAG GAGATCCCCATCAGTTTGAACAGAAATTCAACTATCGCAGACCCATGTATCCCATCCTCCGGTATATGTGGGGCACAGATTCCTACCGGAAAAGCATTAAG GCACTCGCTGACTATGCCCTGGAGAACCTGGAAGCCATGACCCCGCCTCTCTTTCTGCGCTTCCTTAACCTGCTCATGAATGATGCTATTTTCCTACTGGATGAAGCAATACAG TACCTGAGTAAAATCAAGATCCAGCAGATTGAGAAGGACCAGGGGGAGTGGGACAGCCTGTCCCCAGAGACGCGTCGTGAGAAGGAAGCCAGCCTACAGATGCTTGGGCAGCTGGCTCGCTTCCACAACATCATGTCCAATGAAACGATTGGGACCCTGGCTTTCCTGACTTCAG AGCGGATGATCTCCATGCTCAATGACTTTCTGCAGCATCTGGTGGGCCCCAAAATGGGGGCCTTGAAGGTCAAGGACTTCAGTGAGTTTGACTTCAAGCCCCAGCAGCTGGTTTCGGATATCTGCACCATCTACTTGAATCTTGG GGATGAAGAAAACTTTTGTGCCACAGTGCCCAAAGATGGGTGGTCGTATTCCCCAACGCTTTTTGCTCAGACAGTCCGAGTCCTGAAGAAGATTAACAAGCCTGGCGACATGATTGTAGCATTTAGCAACCTGGCTGAACGGATCAAG TCCCTTGCAGACctacagcagcaggaggaggagaccTACGCTGACGCCTGTGATGAGTTCCTGGATCCCATCATGAGTACATTAATGGCAGACCCGGTGCTGCTGCCCTCCTCCCGGGTCACGGTGGATAGATCAACCATTGCCAGGCACCTCCTGAG TGACCAGACTGACCCTTTCAACCGGAGCCCCCTTACCATGGACCAG GACAGGCCTTTCTTATGCAAGCTCATGCTCGCTGAGCCCACAAAGAAGATGCTGGCCCGGCCAAGGCCCTGTCCGCAGACGTGCAGCGTCCCCACTTCCTTGGGAGTTAGGGAGTAG
- the UBE4A gene encoding ubiquitin conjugation factor E4 A isoform X4: protein MTDQENNNSGGGGGISRNPFAALFSSVADAKHFAATQRQPAAEETSASQDESDNSVSESLDDCDYSVAEISRSFRSQQELCEQLNINHMIQRIFLITLDNSDPSLKSGNGIPSRCVYLEEMAEDLEDQDWLDMENVEQALFTRLLLPEPGNHLIYMTTTTAQNLSAERDAGEKHILHYLFACFQRAKEEITKVPENLLPFATRCRNLTVSNTRTVLLTPEIYISQNVYEQLVDLMLEGLRGAHFEDVTEFLEEVIEVVTMDEEVRTFGEVMVPVFDILSGRIRELHLCQILLYSYLDMLLYFTRQKDIAQVFVEYIQPKDLTNGQLYQKTLLGTILSISCLLKTPGIVENHGYFLSPSRSSPQEIKVQESNIHQFMSQFHEKIYQMLKNLLQLSPQTKHRILSWLGNCLHANAGRAKIWASQMPEVFFQMYAPDAFFLNLGAALLRLCQPFCKPRSPRLLTFDPTYCALKELNEEEQKSKNVHMKGLEKETCLIPAVTDQEPEFAPSYNLVTENLVLTQYTLHLGFHRLHDQLIKINQSLHRLQAAWREAQQTSSPTADNLREQFERLMTIYLSTKTAMTEPQMLQNCLNLQVSMSVLLVQLAIGNRGTEFADLTFPVPEVKDNPLAYVPEFFADNLGDFFIFLRRFADDLLETSGDSLEHILNFVTVFTGDVDRMKNPHLRAKLAEVLEAVMPHLDPTQNSLVSSVFHRKRVFCSYLHAAHLAEALIKVFVDIEFTGDPHQFEQKFNYRRPMYPILRYMWGTDSYRKSIKALADYALENLEAMTPPLFLRFLNLLMNDAIFLLDEAIQYLSKIKIQQIEKDQGEWDSLSPETRREKEASLQMLGQLARFHNIMSNETIGTLAFLTSEIKSLFAHPFLAERMISMLNDFLQHLVGPKMGALKVKDFSEFDFKPQQLVSDICTIYLNLGDEENFCATVPKDGWSYSPTLFAQTVRVLKKINKPGDMIVAFSNLAERIKSLADLQQQEEETYADACDEFLDPIMSTLMADPVLLPSSRVTVDRSTIARHLLSDQTDPFNRSPLTMDQDRPFLCKLMLAEPTKKMLARPRPCPQTCSVPTSLGVRE, encoded by the exons ATGACCGACCAGGAGAACAACaacagcggcggcggcggcggcatctCGCGGAACCCCTTCGCCGCCCTCTTCAGCTCCGTGGCAGACGCCAAGCACTTCGCCGCCACGCAGAGGCAGCCTGCGG CGGAAGAAACCTCAGCCAGCCAGGATGAGTCTGACAACAGCGTGTCTGAAAGCCTGGATGATTGTGACTACTCAGTGGCGGAGATCAGCCGTTCCTTCCGCTCGCAGCAGGAGCTCTGTGAGCAACTCAACATCAACCACATGATCCAGAGAATCTTCCTGATCACTCTTGACAACA gtGACCCAAGTCTGAAAAGTGGCAATGGGATTCCCTCGCGCTGCGTGTAtttggaggagatggcagaggacCTGGAGGACCAGGACTGGCTGGACATGGAGAACGTGGAGCAG GCACTATTCACCCGACTTCTGCTCCCAGAACCAGGGAATCACTTGATTTACATGACCACCACCACTGCGCAGAATCTCTCTGCTGAAAGAGATGCAGGGGAGAAGCACATTCTGCATTATCTCTTTGCCTGCTTCCAGAGAGCAAAAGAAGAG ATCACCAAAGTGCCAGAGAACCTTTTGCCCTTCGCAACGCGTTGTCGGAATCTGACGGTGTCCAATACCCGCACAGTCCTCCTCACACCAGAGATTTACATCAGTCAGAATGTCTATGAGCAGCTGGTGGACTTGATGCTGGAGGGACTGAGAGGGGCTC ACTTTGAAGATGTAACTGAGTTCCTGGAAGAGGTCATAGAAGTTGTTACCATGGATGAAGAAGTGCGGACCTTTGGAGAGGTCATGGTTCCTGTCTTTGATATCCTTTCGGGGCGTATAAGAGAACTACACCTTTGCCAGATCCTGCTGTATTCCTACTTGGACATGCTCCTGTACTTCACCAGGCAGAAGGACATAGCCCAG GTTTTTGTAGAATACATCCAGCCAAAGGACCTAACCAATGGGCAACTCTACCAGAAGACTCTGCTGGGGACCATCTTGAGTATCTCATGCTTGCTGAAGACTCCTGGTATTGTTGAGAACCATGGATACTTCCTGTCCCCATCTCGGTCCAGCCCTCAGGAGATCAAGGTGCAGGAATCCAACATCCATCAG TTCATGTCCCAGTTCCATGAGAAGATCTATCAGATGCTGAAGAATCTGCTGCAGCTGTCCCCACAGACCAAGCACCGGATTCTGTCCTGGCTTGGGAACTGCCTCCATGCCAATGCCGGCCGTGCCAAGATCTGGGCCAGCCAGATGCCAGAGGTCTTCTTCCAGATGTATGCCCCAGATGCCTTCTTCCTGAACTTGGgggctgccctcctcaggctctgccAGCCTTTCTGCAAGCCCCGCTCCCCCCGGCTCCTCACGTTTGATCCCACCTACTGTGCTCTGAAAGAGCTGAACGAGGAAGAGCAGAAGAGCAAAAACGTCCATATGAAAG GGTTGGAAAAGGAGACCTGCTTGATCCCAGCTGTGACTGACCAGGAACCTGAGTTTGCCCCCAGCTACAACCTGGTAACAGAGAACTTGGTGCTGACGCAGTACACGCTCCATTTGGGTTTTCACAG ATTGCATGACCAACTGATCAAAATCAACCAGAGCCTTCATCGGCTGCAGGCGGCATGGAGAGAAGCTCAGCAGACCTCCAGCCCCACAGCGGATAACCTTCGGGAGCAGTTTGAGCGCCTCATGACCATCTATCTCTCCACCAAAACCGCCATGACTGAGCCACAGATGCTGCAGAACTGCCTCAACCTGCAGGTGTCCATGTCTGTCCTACTGGTCCAGCTGGCCATTGGAAACCGAGGAACTGAATTTGCAGACCTGACGTTTCCTGTGCCTGAAGTGAAGGACAATCCACTGGCTTATGTCCCAG AGTTCTTTGCTGATAACCTGGGCGACTTCTTCATTTTTCTACGTCGCTTTGCTGATGACCTCCTAGAGACATCGGGTGACTCCTTGGAGCACATCCTGAACTTTGTGACAGTTTTTACTGGGGATGTGGACAG GATGAAGAACCCACATCTGCGTGCCAAGCTTGCGGAAGTGCTGGAGGCTGTCATGCCCCACTTGGACCCAACGCAGAACTCCCTTGTCTCCAGTGTCTTCCATCGCAAGAGAGTCTTCTGCTCCTACCTGCATGCTGCTCACCTGGCTGAGGCACTCATCAAGGTCTTTGTGGACATCGAGTTCACAG GAGATCCCCATCAGTTTGAACAGAAATTCAACTATCGCAGACCCATGTATCCCATCCTCCGGTATATGTGGGGCACAGATTCCTACCGGAAAAGCATTAAG GCACTCGCTGACTATGCCCTGGAGAACCTGGAAGCCATGACCCCGCCTCTCTTTCTGCGCTTCCTTAACCTGCTCATGAATGATGCTATTTTCCTACTGGATGAAGCAATACAG TACCTGAGTAAAATCAAGATCCAGCAGATTGAGAAGGACCAGGGGGAGTGGGACAGCCTGTCCCCAGAGACGCGTCGTGAGAAGGAAGCCAGCCTACAGATGCTTGGGCAGCTGGCTCGCTTCCACAACATCATGTCCAATGAAACGATTGGGACCCTGGCTTTCCTGACTTCAG agataaagTCCCTCTTCGCGCACCCCTTCCTCGCAGAGCGGATGATCTCCATGCTCAATGACTTTCTGCAGCATCTGGTGGGCCCCAAAATGGGGGCCTTGAAGGTCAAGGACTTCAGTGAGTTTGACTTCAAGCCCCAGCAGCTGGTTTCGGATATCTGCACCATCTACTTGAATCTTGG GGATGAAGAAAACTTTTGTGCCACAGTGCCCAAAGATGGGTGGTCGTATTCCCCAACGCTTTTTGCTCAGACAGTCCGAGTCCTGAAGAAGATTAACAAGCCTGGCGACATGATTGTAGCATTTAGCAACCTGGCTGAACGGATCAAG TCCCTTGCAGACctacagcagcaggaggaggagaccTACGCTGACGCCTGTGATGAGTTCCTGGATCCCATCATGAGTACATTAATGGCAGACCCGGTGCTGCTGCCCTCCTCCCGGGTCACGGTGGATAGATCAACCATTGCCAGGCACCTCCTGAG TGACCAGACTGACCCTTTCAACCGGAGCCCCCTTACCATGGACCAG GACAGGCCTTTCTTATGCAAGCTCATGCTCGCTGAGCCCACAAAGAAGATGCTGGCCCGGCCAAGGCCCTGTCCGCAGACGTGCAGCGTCCCCACTTCCTTGGGAGTTAGGGAGTAG